In the Agrococcus sp. Marseille-Q4369 genome, one interval contains:
- a CDS encoding CCA tRNA nucleotidyltransferase: MGEATARLHALVGSTPTSDLAAAFAAAGHELALVGGPVRDAFLDRPVTDLDYTTSAGPDEILRLVAPLADATWDVGREFGTIAARIRGADVEITTYRADQYDGVSRKPAVRFGESLEDDLVRRDFTVNAMALRVTPARGETGGADAVPQLVDVGGGLEHLLAQVIDTPQAPERSFDDDPLRMMRAARFSAQLGFEVAPRVRAAMAELADRILDISAERVRDELSKLLLTSRPVPGIRLLTDTGILDRVLPEVPALRLEADEHAHHKDVYEHSLTVLQQGIDLEATRNPDAAPDLVSRLAGLLHDIGKPATRRIEGRTVTFHQHDLVGARLAKQRLKALRFDNDTVKAVARLVELHLRFYGYGDQAWSDSAVRRYVRDAGPLLERLHILTRSDVTTRNRRKAERLDFAYDDLERRIAELAEQEELEAVRPDLDGNRIQEVLGIPPGREVGEAYRMLLEQRLEHGPLGEERAEQVLRDWWAARDA; this comes from the coding sequence ATGGGGGAGGCGACCGCGCGACTGCACGCGCTCGTGGGATCGACGCCGACGAGCGATCTCGCGGCGGCCTTCGCCGCCGCCGGCCACGAGCTGGCCCTGGTCGGCGGACCGGTGCGCGACGCCTTCCTCGACCGCCCGGTCACCGACCTCGACTACACGACGAGCGCGGGACCCGACGAGATCCTGCGGCTCGTCGCGCCGCTCGCCGACGCGACGTGGGACGTCGGCCGCGAGTTCGGCACGATCGCCGCCCGCATCCGCGGCGCCGATGTCGAGATCACGACCTACCGCGCCGACCAGTACGACGGCGTCTCGCGGAAGCCGGCGGTGCGCTTCGGCGAGTCGCTCGAGGACGACCTCGTGCGGCGCGACTTCACCGTCAACGCGATGGCGCTGCGCGTCACGCCCGCGCGGGGCGAGACGGGTGGGGCGGATGCGGTGCCCCAGCTCGTCGACGTCGGCGGCGGGCTCGAGCACCTGCTCGCGCAAGTCATCGACACTCCGCAGGCGCCGGAGCGCTCCTTCGACGACGACCCGCTGCGCATGATGCGGGCGGCGCGGTTCTCGGCCCAGCTCGGCTTCGAGGTCGCGCCGCGCGTGCGGGCCGCGATGGCGGAGCTCGCCGACCGCATCCTCGACATCTCCGCCGAGCGGGTGCGCGACGAGCTCTCGAAGCTGCTCCTGACGAGCCGGCCGGTGCCGGGCATCCGCCTGCTCACCGACACGGGCATCCTCGACCGCGTGCTGCCCGAGGTGCCCGCGCTGCGGCTCGAGGCCGACGAGCACGCGCACCACAAGGACGTCTACGAGCACTCGCTCACGGTGCTGCAGCAGGGCATCGACCTCGAGGCGACGCGGAACCCGGATGCCGCGCCCGACCTCGTCTCGCGGCTCGCGGGCCTGCTCCACGACATCGGCAAGCCGGCGACCCGCCGCATCGAGGGCCGCACCGTGACGTTCCACCAGCACGACCTCGTCGGCGCGCGGCTGGCGAAGCAGCGGCTCAAGGCGCTGCGGTTCGACAACGACACGGTGAAGGCGGTCGCGCGGCTCGTCGAGCTGCACTTGCGCTTCTACGGCTACGGCGACCAGGCGTGGAGCGACTCGGCGGTGCGTCGCTACGTGCGCGATGCGGGCCCGCTGCTCGAGCGGCTCCACATCCTCACCCGCTCCGACGTCACGACCCGCAACCGGCGGAAGGCCGAGCGGCTCGACTTCGCCTACGACGACCTCGAGCGGCGCATCGCCGAGCTCGCCGAGCAGGAGGAGCTCGAGGCCGTCCGCCCGGATCTCGACGGCAACCGCATCCAGGAGGTGCTCGGCATCCCGCCCGGCCGCGAGGTGGGAGAGGCGTACCGGATGCTGCTCGAGCAGCGCCTCGAGCACGGCCCGCTCGGCGAGGAGCGCGCCGAGCAGGTGCTGCGCGACTGGTGGGCGGCGCGCGACGCCTGA
- the rplI gene encoding 50S ribosomal protein L9: MAKLILTNEVSGLGSAGDVVEVKNGFARNYLVPQGLAVAWSRGGEKQVEQIKAARVAREHATIEEAQDLRARLEANVVTLKAKAGSEGRLFGSIQTKDIAEAVEAAGHGSIDKRVIEIPTPIRSVGDHQATARLRDEIVATISLKVVAAK, encoded by the coding sequence ATGGCAAAGCTCATTCTCACGAACGAGGTCTCCGGCCTCGGCTCCGCTGGTGACGTCGTCGAGGTCAAGAACGGGTTCGCCCGCAACTACCTCGTGCCTCAGGGCCTGGCTGTCGCGTGGTCGCGCGGCGGCGAGAAGCAGGTCGAGCAGATCAAGGCCGCTCGCGTCGCTCGCGAGCACGCCACGATCGAGGAGGCGCAGGACCTCCGCGCCCGCCTCGAGGCGAACGTCGTCACGCTGAAGGCGAAGGCCGGCTCCGAGGGACGCCTCTTCGGCTCCATCCAGACGAAGGACATCGCCGAGGCGGTCGAGGCAGCCGGTCACGGCTCGATCGACAAGCGCGTCATCGAGATCCCGACGCCGATCCGCTCGGTGGGCGACCACCAGGCGACCGCGCGCCTGCGCGACGAGATCGTCGCGACGATCTCGCTCAAGGTGGTCGCAGCCAAGTAG
- a CDS encoding YciI family protein — protein sequence MIAVIASFTDDPARLELRPRHRERLVELHEQGLVIAAGPFGDQSGSLVLFATDDVDEVRAAIDADPYYSAPGVAVETIQPWSIIAGALG from the coding sequence ATGATCGCCGTCATCGCCTCCTTCACCGACGACCCCGCCCGCCTCGAGCTGCGGCCGCGCCACCGCGAGCGGCTCGTCGAGCTGCACGAGCAGGGACTCGTCATCGCCGCGGGGCCGTTCGGCGACCAGTCGGGCTCGCTCGTGCTGTTCGCGACCGACGATGTCGACGAGGTGCGGGCGGCGATCGACGCCGACCCGTACTACTCGGCGCCGGGGGTGGCGGTCGAGACGATCCAGCCGTGGAGCATCATCGCGGGGGCGCTGGGCTGA
- a CDS encoding amidohydrolase, whose amino-acid sequence MTLERHRPFIEDLYRELHAHPELSNREHRTAARMAELLRELGLEVHEGVGESTGVVGILRRGEGPTVLLRADMDGLPVTEVEQVPYRSTATDEWEGQVSGVMHACGHDTHMASLQGALRVLADQDDWSGTIVAVFQPAEELINGARGMQEGLRALLPGGIDIALGQHVMPGAAGEVRLSGGPVMAASDHLILTVHGRGGHGSQPEKTIDPIVLAASMVVRLQTIVAREVAPSDRAVVTVGTFHAGTKQNIIPGSARFEINVRTFEAPVRRRVLAAIERIVQGECQVAGAPAATIEHGDAAPLTINDEDAAARLAEAFDAAFGEAHAPGEPLLGSEDFSDLPATWGAPYVYWFYGGFDPALVAQARERGTFDIDVPSNHSPNFIPVMQPTLDTATTAMVAAARAFLA is encoded by the coding sequence ATGACCCTGGAGCGCCACCGCCCGTTCATCGAAGACCTCTACCGCGAGCTGCACGCGCACCCCGAGCTCTCGAACCGCGAGCACCGCACGGCGGCCCGCATGGCCGAGCTGCTGCGCGAGCTCGGCCTCGAGGTGCACGAGGGCGTCGGCGAGTCGACCGGCGTGGTGGGGATCCTCCGCCGCGGCGAAGGGCCGACGGTGCTGCTGCGCGCCGACATGGACGGTCTGCCGGTCACCGAGGTCGAGCAGGTGCCCTACCGCTCCACGGCGACCGACGAGTGGGAGGGGCAGGTCTCGGGCGTCATGCACGCGTGCGGCCACGACACCCACATGGCCTCGCTGCAGGGCGCGCTGCGCGTGCTCGCCGACCAGGACGACTGGTCGGGCACGATCGTCGCCGTCTTCCAGCCGGCCGAGGAGCTCATCAACGGCGCCCGCGGCATGCAGGAGGGCCTCCGAGCGCTGCTGCCCGGCGGCATCGACATCGCGCTCGGCCAGCACGTCATGCCCGGCGCGGCCGGCGAGGTGCGCTTGAGCGGCGGACCGGTGATGGCCGCGAGCGACCACCTCATCCTCACGGTGCACGGTCGCGGCGGCCACGGCTCGCAGCCCGAGAAGACGATCGACCCGATCGTGCTCGCGGCCTCCATGGTGGTGCGGCTGCAGACGATCGTCGCGCGCGAGGTCGCGCCCTCCGACCGCGCGGTCGTCACGGTCGGCACATTCCACGCCGGCACGAAGCAGAACATCATCCCCGGCTCGGCGCGGTTCGAGATCAACGTGCGCACCTTCGAGGCGCCCGTGCGGCGCCGCGTGCTCGCCGCGATCGAGCGCATCGTGCAGGGCGAGTGCCAGGTCGCGGGCGCCCCGGCCGCGACGATCGAGCACGGCGACGCCGCGCCGCTGACGATCAACGACGAGGATGCGGCGGCCCGGCTCGCCGAGGCGTTCGACGCCGCGTTCGGCGAGGCCCACGCGCCCGGCGAGCCGCTGCTCGGCTCCGAGGACTTCAGCGACCTGCCGGCGACGTGGGGCGCGCCGTACGTCTACTGGTTCTACGGCGGCTTCGATCCCGCCCTCGTTGCGCAGGCGCGCGAGCGCGGCACGTTCGACATCGACGTGCCCTCGAACCACTCGCCGAACTTCATCCCCGTGATGCAGCCGACGCTCGACACGGCCACGACCGCGATGGTCGCCGCCGCGCGCGCGTTCCTCGCCTGA
- the rpsR gene encoding 30S ribosomal protein S18 — protein MAGKPQNNRKPRGGKGGKPLAPAKAIKVGVIDWKDVATLKKFISERGKIRARRITGVSVQEQRLIAKAIKNAREMALLPYSGAGR, from the coding sequence ATGGCTGGCAAGCCGCAGAACAACAGGAAGCCGCGCGGCGGCAAGGGCGGGAAGCCGCTCGCTCCCGCCAAGGCGATCAAGGTCGGCGTCATCGACTGGAAGGACGTCGCGACGCTCAAGAAGTTCATCTCGGAGCGCGGCAAGATCCGCGCCCGTCGCATCACCGGCGTGTCGGTGCAGGAGCAGCGCCTGATCGCCAAGGCGATCAAGAACGCTCGCGAGATGGCGCTCCTGCCCTACTCGGGCGCCGGACGCTGA
- a CDS encoding single-stranded DNA-binding protein: MAGETIITVVGNLTADPELRYTQNGLAVANFTIASTPRTFDRQANEWKDGEALFLRASVWREFAEHVSQSLQKGSRVIAQGRLKQRSFETQQGEKRTVIELEVDEIGPSLRYATAQVTRTTGGGAGRSSGGQQQFGQGGGFGQPQQVADEPWGQPAAQPQSTGDVWGAPGTSYNDETPF, encoded by the coding sequence ATGGCCGGCGAGACGATCATCACGGTCGTCGGCAACCTGACTGCCGACCCGGAGCTGCGCTACACGCAGAACGGCCTCGCGGTCGCGAACTTCACGATCGCGTCAACCCCACGCACGTTCGACCGCCAGGCGAACGAGTGGAAGGACGGCGAGGCGCTGTTCCTCCGCGCCTCGGTGTGGCGCGAGTTCGCCGAGCACGTCTCGCAGAGCCTGCAGAAGGGCTCGCGCGTCATCGCGCAGGGCCGGCTGAAGCAGCGCTCGTTCGAGACGCAGCAGGGCGAGAAGCGCACGGTCATCGAGCTCGAGGTCGACGAGATCGGCCCCTCGCTCCGCTACGCGACCGCGCAGGTGACGCGCACGACGGGCGGCGGCGCTGGCCGCAGCTCCGGCGGGCAGCAGCAGTTCGGCCAGGGCGGCGGCTTCGGCCAGCCCCAGCAGGTCGCCGACGAGCCGTGGGGCCAGCCGGCCGCGCAGCCGCAGTCGACCGGCGACGTCTGGGGAGCCCCCGGCACCTCCTACAACGACGAGACCCCCTTCTAA
- a CDS encoding iron-sulfur cluster assembly accessory protein — protein sequence MLTLTENAQTVIGGIVQHAQAAETGGLRIAQEQGGAGLGVTVATAPEADDQVVEAAGVRVFLDPSAATALDDKVLDASASADGRVDFAVGQQA from the coding sequence ATGCTCACCTTGACCGAGAACGCCCAGACCGTCATCGGCGGCATCGTCCAGCACGCGCAGGCCGCCGAGACCGGTGGCCTGCGCATCGCCCAGGAGCAGGGCGGCGCCGGGCTCGGCGTCACCGTCGCGACCGCGCCGGAGGCCGACGACCAGGTCGTGGAGGCCGCCGGCGTGCGCGTCTTCCTCGACCCCTCGGCCGCGACCGCGCTCGACGACAAGGTGCTCGACGCATCCGCCTCGGCCGACGGCCGCGTCGACTTCGCGGTCGGCCAGCAGGCCTGA
- a CDS encoding ABC transporter ATP-binding protein, whose amino-acid sequence MSDPLNDGRLNDGPVQPTRKQQLKPFEYLAFAGAAGLFIGLIVFMTVRDVVLALIFGGVGFILTLLLTATLMLAVKPKGRSSADLDKRDGFEA is encoded by the coding sequence ATGAGCGACCCCCTGAACGACGGGCGCCTGAACGACGGCCCAGTCCAGCCCACCCGCAAGCAGCAGCTGAAGCCCTTCGAGTACCTCGCGTTCGCGGGCGCCGCCGGCCTCTTCATCGGCCTCATCGTCTTCATGACCGTGCGCGACGTCGTGCTCGCCCTCATCTTCGGCGGCGTCGGCTTCATCCTCACGCTGCTGCTGACGGCGACGCTCATGCTCGCCGTGAAGCCCAAGGGTCGCTCCTCGGCCGACCTCGACAAGCGCGACGGCTTCGAGGCGTGA
- a CDS encoding DUF6049 family protein, producing the protein MLSAGRLTRRSASACAVAAVATALLAAPVAGAPEAVATLPATTPAAEAPTLELAPVDPLLSAGEGLELEVALDNRSSAIAPATSVDVLLTASPIATRYSLSRWFAGEAIAANRVVATVELPAVAALDEHSVTVSIDADALGLEGAPWGAYGLAATAPSLTGATSVVVLDEPGEASPTRLALAAPIDAPTGAEGLLDAEQLEAATGVDGDARAALDAALGAGATIGVDPAIGASAAALGDEAPESAIDWLDRADAPGAFPLLYSNADPIALVRAGHYPIEPLGIPREDGPPLPASAGEVGTREPVIDATAVVLDEEELAALAAIGTVVVTTSSLDEEIGGRTPSAHATVDEVDVLAADGELQQLVTTAASVDPLAAAHARAEAMALLATITRERPSDPRTLAAALPATTQGSTVELLGDLAEAGFVETVGVDEALELEPRDARLAEPEAPASTEGAELVQAALAQEADAARIAGIVSDPSTLLASLRLSLLTALPDAGLPITDADREAIEGLGGELADLRTAVEIVGGSEIHAVGESVPMPVTIVNRLEVPAEVVLSLRASNALVNVSQPSTSVTLAPGSQQRVQVPVEIVGTGTVLVIAQLHTPDGVALGQVQTLRVTAQPTIETAVAWVLGSAIALLLVFGIWRSVRKRRRGQARGDLDAPGSSVTAEETG; encoded by the coding sequence ATGCTGTCGGCAGGTCGCCTGACGCGGCGGAGCGCGTCAGCGTGCGCCGTCGCGGCTGTCGCGACGGCGCTCCTCGCGGCTCCCGTCGCCGGGGCGCCGGAGGCCGTCGCCACGCTGCCCGCCACGACGCCGGCCGCGGAGGCGCCGACGCTCGAGCTCGCGCCCGTCGACCCGCTGCTGAGCGCCGGCGAGGGGCTCGAGCTCGAGGTCGCGCTCGACAACCGCTCGAGCGCGATCGCGCCGGCGACGAGCGTCGACGTGCTGCTCACCGCCTCGCCGATCGCGACGCGCTACTCCCTCTCGCGGTGGTTCGCTGGCGAGGCGATCGCAGCGAACCGCGTCGTCGCGACGGTCGAGCTGCCCGCCGTCGCCGCGCTCGACGAGCACTCCGTCACCGTCTCGATCGACGCGGATGCGCTGGGTCTCGAGGGCGCGCCGTGGGGCGCGTACGGGCTGGCCGCGACCGCGCCGAGCCTGACGGGCGCGACGAGCGTCGTCGTGCTCGACGAGCCGGGCGAAGCGAGCCCGACGCGGCTCGCGCTCGCCGCGCCGATCGACGCACCCACCGGTGCGGAGGGGCTGCTCGACGCCGAGCAGCTCGAGGCGGCGACGGGCGTGGACGGCGACGCGCGCGCGGCGCTCGACGCGGCGCTCGGCGCCGGCGCGACGATCGGCGTCGACCCGGCGATCGGCGCCTCCGCCGCCGCGCTCGGCGATGAGGCACCCGAGTCCGCGATCGACTGGCTCGACCGCGCCGACGCGCCGGGCGCCTTTCCCCTCCTATACTCGAACGCCGATCCGATCGCGCTCGTGCGGGCCGGCCACTACCCCATCGAGCCGCTCGGCATCCCGCGCGAGGACGGGCCCCCGCTGCCGGCCTCCGCCGGCGAGGTCGGCACGCGCGAGCCCGTGATCGACGCGACGGCGGTCGTGCTCGACGAGGAGGAGCTCGCGGCCCTCGCCGCGATCGGCACGGTCGTCGTGACGACCTCGAGCCTCGACGAGGAGATCGGCGGCCGCACGCCCTCCGCCCACGCCACGGTCGACGAGGTCGACGTGCTCGCCGCCGACGGCGAGCTGCAGCAGCTCGTCACGACGGCGGCCTCGGTCGACCCGCTCGCGGCCGCGCACGCTCGCGCCGAGGCGATGGCGCTGCTCGCGACGATCACGCGCGAACGGCCGAGCGACCCGCGCACGCTCGCGGCGGCCCTGCCTGCGACGACGCAGGGATCGACCGTCGAGCTGCTCGGCGACCTCGCCGAGGCGGGGTTCGTCGAGACGGTCGGCGTCGACGAGGCGCTCGAGCTCGAGCCGAGGGACGCGCGGCTCGCCGAACCGGAGGCCCCGGCCAGCACGGAGGGCGCCGAGCTCGTGCAGGCGGCGCTCGCGCAGGAGGCGGACGCCGCGCGCATCGCCGGCATCGTCAGCGACCCCTCGACCCTGCTCGCATCGCTGCGGCTGTCGCTCCTCACCGCCCTGCCCGACGCGGGCCTGCCCATCACCGACGCAGACCGCGAGGCGATCGAGGGGCTGGGGGGCGAGCTCGCCGACCTGCGCACCGCGGTCGAGATCGTCGGCGGGAGCGAGATCCACGCGGTCGGCGAGAGCGTGCCCATGCCGGTGACGATCGTCAACCGGCTCGAGGTGCCGGCCGAGGTCGTGCTCTCGCTCCGCGCCTCGAACGCGCTCGTGAACGTCTCGCAGCCGTCGACGTCGGTCACCCTCGCGCCGGGCAGCCAGCAGCGCGTGCAGGTGCCCGTCGAGATCGTCGGCACCGGCACGGTGCTCGTCATCGCCCAGCTCCACACACCCGACGGCGTCGCGCTCGGGCAGGTGCAGACGCTGCGTGTCACCGCGCAGCCCACGATCGAGACGGCCGTAGCCTGGGTGCTCGGCAGCGCCATCGCGCTGCTGCTGGTGTTCGGCATCTGGCGGTCGGTGCGCAAGCGGCGCAGGGGCCAGGCGCGCGGCGACCTCGACGCCCCAGGATCCAGCGTCACGGCGGAGGAGACCGGGTGA
- the rpsF gene encoding 30S ribosomal protein S6, translated as MQQYELMVILDPEVDERTVAPSLEKFLGVVRNDGGTIDNVDIWGRRRLAYEIDKRTEGIYAVVNFTAEPATSDELDRQLKLSEAVMRTKVLRADVAVARAGKEPVKREAKAEAPAEVEAE; from the coding sequence ATGCAGCAGTACGAGCTGATGGTGATTCTCGACCCGGAGGTGGACGAGCGCACTGTCGCCCCGTCCCTGGAGAAGTTCCTCGGTGTCGTCCGCAACGACGGCGGCACGATCGACAACGTCGACATCTGGGGCCGTCGTCGCCTCGCGTACGAGATCGACAAGCGCACCGAGGGCATCTACGCCGTCGTGAACTTCACGGCCGAGCCGGCGACGAGCGACGAGCTCGACCGCCAGCTGAAGCTGTCGGAGGCAGTCATGCGCACGAAGGTGCTCCGCGCCGACGTCGCCGTGGCCCGCGCCGGCAAGGAGCCCGTGAAGCGCGAGGCCAAGGCCGAGGCCCCCGCAGAGGTCGAGGCCGAGTAG
- a CDS encoding NAD(P)H-dependent oxidoreductase: MSARPQIGIIVGSTRPVRVGRPVADEIAALIEGADADAVMLDLAELRLPLLDEAMPPASGVRSNPHTIAWAEGIDALDGVVFVTPDYNSGYPAALKNAIDYLKHEWVGKPAGIVSYGWAGGAVAAAQLSAVLTYIGLALDEQGVQMAFERGDFDESMRLADPTGFAARSIEPLRALVERVVAASSAALVDA; encoded by the coding sequence ATGTCCGCACGCCCCCAGATCGGCATCATCGTCGGCAGCACGCGCCCGGTGCGCGTCGGCCGACCCGTCGCCGACGAGATCGCCGCGCTCATCGAGGGCGCCGACGCCGACGCCGTCATGCTCGACCTCGCGGAGCTGCGCCTGCCGCTGCTCGACGAGGCCATGCCGCCGGCCTCCGGCGTGCGCTCGAACCCGCACACGATCGCGTGGGCGGAGGGGATCGATGCGCTCGACGGCGTCGTGTTCGTCACTCCCGACTACAACTCCGGCTACCCCGCCGCGCTGAAGAACGCCATCGACTACCTCAAGCACGAGTGGGTCGGCAAGCCGGCCGGCATCGTCTCGTACGGCTGGGCCGGCGGAGCGGTCGCCGCGGCGCAGCTCTCGGCGGTGCTCACCTACATCGGGCTCGCGCTCGACGAGCAGGGCGTGCAGATGGCGTTCGAGCGGGGCGACTTCGACGAGTCGATGCGGCTCGCCGACCCGACGGGCTTCGCCGCCCGCTCGATCGAGCCCCTCCGCGCGCTCGTCGAGCGCGTCGTCGCCGCCTCGAGCGCCGCGCTCGTCGACGCCTGA
- a CDS encoding Fpg/Nei family DNA glycosylase — MPELPEVEALATDLAERLVGRVIRRVDVTEIAALKTYDPSVDALRGATVTDVHRRGKHLVVAVDTGLHLVVHLARSGWIRWRDGAPRPTAGRGRGPLAARVQLEPDGDGVDITEQATQKRLALHVVRHPEQVLSIATLGPEPLEPSFTEERFAGILAKAGRAQIKGVLRDQQRIAGIGNAYSDEILHAARMSPFHPASMPPDDVHRLFEALRQVLGDAVERARGVEASSLKAEKQQGMRVHRRKGEACPVCGDTVRQVIYADSTFEYCATCQTGGKPLADRVLSRLGVRR; from the coding sequence ATGCCGGAGCTGCCCGAGGTGGAGGCGCTCGCGACCGACCTGGCCGAGCGCCTCGTCGGTCGCGTGATCCGCCGTGTCGACGTGACCGAGATCGCCGCGCTCAAGACCTACGACCCATCCGTCGACGCCCTCCGCGGCGCGACCGTCACCGACGTCCACCGGCGCGGCAAGCACCTCGTCGTCGCGGTCGACACCGGCCTGCACCTCGTCGTGCACCTCGCCCGCTCGGGCTGGATCCGCTGGCGCGACGGCGCGCCCCGACCGACCGCCGGTCGCGGCCGCGGCCCGCTCGCCGCTCGCGTGCAGCTCGAGCCGGACGGGGATGGCGTCGACATCACCGAGCAAGCGACGCAGAAGCGGCTCGCGCTGCACGTCGTGCGGCACCCCGAGCAGGTGCTGTCGATCGCGACGCTCGGGCCCGAGCCGCTCGAGCCCTCGTTCACCGAGGAGCGGTTCGCGGGCATCCTCGCGAAGGCGGGACGCGCGCAGATCAAGGGGGTGCTGCGAGATCAGCAGCGCATCGCGGGCATCGGCAACGCCTACTCCGACGAGATCCTGCACGCCGCTCGCATGTCGCCGTTCCACCCCGCCTCGATGCCGCCCGATGACGTGCACCGCCTCTTCGAGGCGCTCCGCCAGGTGCTCGGCGACGCCGTCGAGCGCGCGCGAGGCGTCGAGGCGTCATCGCTCAAGGCGGAGAAGCAGCAGGGGATGCGCGTGCACCGCCGGAAGGGCGAGGCGTGCCCGGTCTGCGGCGACACCGTGCGGCAGGTCATCTACGCCGACAGCACCTTCGAGTACTGCGCGACGTGCCAGACGGGCGGCAAGCCGCTCGCCGACCGCGTGCTCTCGCGCCTCGGCGTGCGCCGCTGA
- a CDS encoding NYN domain-containing protein — protein sequence MPTDSEARVAVYIDFDNILISRYDQLHGRGAFHSDKVRTLPIDGRESKARTRFAEATVDLGAIIDYASSYGSIVLSRAYADWSVPAHAAYRDQLLARAVDLVQMFPTTRALKNGADIRLSIDVVEDLFRLDDITHVVVVAGDSDYIALAQRVKRLGRFMVGIGVAGSTSKSLAAACDEFADYDALPGVVPVERSRREERAEPDAPEPTPEQAKQIEAEAVEVAESKPARRRRRATSESVAQERDVEPTAEQRGDAATGLLERALRILLQKGDDEWLHANVVKEQMKRMDPVFNEKSLGHRSFSDFLGARDELVEVREDGQARLLRLRRA from the coding sequence ATGCCCACCGACTCCGAGGCGCGCGTCGCCGTCTACATCGACTTCGACAACATCCTCATCTCACGCTACGACCAGCTGCACGGTCGCGGCGCCTTCCACAGCGACAAGGTCCGCACGCTGCCGATCGACGGCCGCGAGTCGAAGGCCCGCACGCGCTTCGCCGAGGCGACCGTCGACCTCGGCGCCATCATCGACTACGCGTCGAGCTACGGCTCGATCGTGCTCAGCCGCGCCTACGCCGACTGGTCGGTGCCGGCGCACGCCGCCTACCGCGACCAGCTGCTCGCTCGCGCGGTCGATCTCGTGCAGATGTTCCCCACCACCCGAGCGCTCAAGAACGGCGCCGACATCCGCCTCTCGATCGACGTCGTCGAGGACCTCTTCCGGCTCGACGACATCACGCACGTCGTGGTGGTCGCGGGCGACAGCGACTACATCGCGCTCGCCCAGCGGGTGAAGCGGCTCGGCCGCTTCATGGTCGGGATCGGCGTGGCCGGGTCGACCTCGAAGTCGCTCGCGGCGGCGTGCGACGAGTTCGCGGACTACGACGCGCTCCCGGGCGTCGTGCCGGTCGAGCGCTCGCGCCGCGAGGAGCGGGCCGAGCCCGACGCGCCGGAGCCCACGCCCGAGCAGGCGAAGCAGATCGAGGCGGAGGCGGTCGAGGTGGCCGAGTCGAAGCCGGCCCGACGACGCCGTCGGGCGACGAGCGAGTCGGTCGCGCAGGAGCGCGATGTCGAGCCGACCGCCGAGCAGCGCGGCGACGCCGCGACGGGCCTGCTCGAGCGCGCCCTGCGCATCCTGCTGCAGAAGGGCGACGACGAGTGGCTGCACGCCAACGTCGTCAAGGAGCAGATGAAGCGCATGGACCCGGTGTTCAACGAGAAGTCGCTCGGCCACCGCTCTTTCTCCGACTTCCTCGGCGCGCGCGACGAGCTCGTCGAGGTGCGCGAGGACGGGCAGGCGCGCCTGCTGCGGCTGCGCCGCGCGTGA
- a CDS encoding rhodanese-like domain-containing protein has protein sequence MRDLVDVDWLAERLGEPGLIVLDASMAPPGTVEPLPTEGIPGAVRFDLDGRFSRHDEADGLGPVGVHDALAPDDLERELRAIGIRDGDRVVAYDAAGMFSSARAWWMLRAAGIDAAVLDGGLPAWADAGHPLAPVSDSTGRRGDVTVRWDASAFVDADTTAAALAEGDAAVLDARSPARFRGAEPDPRPDVRAGHMPGARSLHYAALAPGGRLLPEAELAERLREAAGEQRIVASCGSGVTAAVVALAATLVGRDATVYDGSWAGWGRADSGRPVTTGD, from the coding sequence ATGCGCGATCTCGTCGACGTCGACTGGCTGGCAGAGCGCCTGGGCGAGCCCGGCCTCATCGTCCTCGATGCGAGCATGGCGCCGCCCGGCACGGTCGAGCCGCTGCCGACCGAGGGGATCCCGGGCGCCGTGCGCTTCGACCTCGACGGCCGCTTCTCGAGGCATGACGAAGCGGATGGGCTCGGTCCCGTCGGCGTGCACGACGCGCTCGCGCCCGACGACCTCGAGCGAGAGCTCCGGGCGATCGGCATCCGCGACGGCGACCGCGTGGTCGCCTACGACGCGGCCGGCATGTTCTCGAGCGCCCGCGCGTGGTGGATGCTCCGCGCCGCGGGCATCGACGCGGCCGTGCTCGACGGGGGCCTTCCCGCCTGGGCCGACGCAGGGCATCCGCTCGCCCCCGTCTCCGACAGCACCGGTCGGAGGGGCGACGTGACGGTGCGATGGGATGCGTCGGCCTTCGTCGACGCCGACACCACGGCCGCGGCGCTCGCGGAGGGCGACGCGGCGGTGCTCGACGCGCGATCGCCCGCGCGCTTCCGCGGCGCCGAGCCCGATCCGCGCCCGGACGTGCGCGCGGGCCACATGCCGGGTGCCCGATCGCTGCACTACGCCGCGCTCGCTCCCGGCGGCCGGCTGCTGCCCGAGGCCGAGCTCGCCGAGCGGCTCCGCGAGGCGGCGGGGGAGCAGCGCATCGTCGCGAGCTGCGGCTCGGGCGTCACCGCGGCCGTCGTCGCGCTCGCCGCGACCCTCGTCGGCCGCGACGCGACGGTGTACGACGGCTCGTGGGCGGGGTGGGGGCGGGCCGACTCCGGCCGCCCCGTCACGACCGGCGATTGA